From Paraburkholderia sabiae, a single genomic window includes:
- a CDS encoding porin: MKKLTFVAISSFVAASAYGQSSVTLYGLIDAGLSYTNNVNKGTSHGSLFQTTSGQINGSRFGLRGSEDLGSGLHAIFVLENGFNIQNGKLGQNSRLFGRQAFVGLSTDQFGTVTLGRQYDFLTDFVEPLTGVAGTFGDASFAHPYDNDNLDHSIRMNNALKYSSIEYYGFRFGGLYAFSNNPDFAANRAYSVGVAYNHGPLNLAAAYLQANGSNSTTNTSGALDPAETQSNGTGGFQLGADVQRTVAAVVSYVFGGATVGFSYSHSQFQGTHSFGSNNGTLRFDNYEVSGKYALTHAVTLGASYTYTDGHVTQTTSFSEDPKWNQVNLQAVYAFSKRTDVYIEGMYQHVTGHGYVAFVNNSGGASTTANQVVGAVGIRTRF, encoded by the coding sequence ATGAAGAAGCTGACCTTTGTCGCGATTTCCAGTTTCGTCGCTGCTTCCGCGTATGGACAGAGTTCCGTCACGCTCTATGGACTGATCGACGCGGGTCTCTCATACACGAATAACGTCAACAAGGGCACATCGCATGGTTCGCTGTTTCAGACCACTAGCGGTCAGATAAACGGTAGCCGCTTTGGCCTTCGCGGATCGGAAGATCTCGGTTCGGGACTTCACGCGATATTCGTCCTCGAAAACGGCTTCAATATCCAAAACGGCAAACTCGGTCAGAACAGCAGACTGTTCGGACGACAGGCATTTGTCGGCTTGTCCACAGACCAGTTCGGCACCGTGACGTTAGGAAGACAGTACGACTTTCTGACTGACTTCGTCGAACCATTGACAGGCGTGGCGGGCACATTCGGCGACGCGAGCTTCGCACATCCGTACGACAACGATAACCTCGATCACTCGATACGGATGAATAACGCACTCAAGTATTCGAGCATCGAGTACTACGGCTTCCGGTTCGGCGGGCTCTATGCGTTTTCGAACAATCCGGATTTCGCAGCCAATCGCGCCTATAGCGTGGGCGTCGCGTATAACCACGGCCCATTGAACCTGGCGGCAGCGTATCTCCAGGCGAATGGAAGCAACTCCACAACCAATACGTCGGGTGCGCTGGATCCAGCCGAAACTCAATCGAACGGCACTGGCGGCTTTCAGCTCGGAGCGGATGTGCAACGCACGGTCGCAGCCGTCGTCAGCTATGTTTTTGGCGGAGCGACCGTGGGCTTCTCATACTCGCACAGCCAGTTTCAGGGCACGCATTCGTTCGGCTCCAACAACGGCACGCTACGATTCGATAACTATGAAGTCAGCGGAAAATATGCGCTCACGCATGCCGTCACGTTGGGCGCTTCTTATACCTATACCGATGGACACGTGACCCAAACCACGAGTTTCAGCGAAGACCCGAAATGGAATCAGGTCAACCTTCAGGCGGTCTATGCCTTTTCAAAGCGGACCGATGTCTATATCGAAGGGATGTATCAGCACGTAACGGGGCATGGCTATGTCGCATTCGTCAACAACTCGGGCGGAGCATCGACGACTGCAAACCAGGTTGTCGGTGCAGTAGGCATACGTACGCGATTCTAG
- a CDS encoding cupin domain-containing protein → MECIEIYSGDDGNSQFRPVQLFEVSPVTFNGVAVSLSSAQACESVLLHEFDSDYFLGWHNPPSRQYVVVLAGELEIAVKGDGDARRFAAGDVFVAADLHGKGHTTRAIQAGRALVVNL, encoded by the coding sequence ATGGAATGCATCGAGATATACAGTGGCGACGATGGAAACTCGCAATTCAGACCCGTCCAGCTCTTCGAGGTCAGCCCAGTCACGTTCAATGGCGTGGCCGTGTCCTTGTCGTCGGCGCAAGCATGCGAGAGCGTTCTTCTGCACGAGTTCGACAGTGACTATTTCCTCGGATGGCACAATCCGCCGTCAAGGCAATATGTCGTTGTGCTTGCAGGAGAACTCGAAATTGCCGTGAAGGGCGATGGCGACGCGCGACGCTTTGCGGCGGGCGACGTTTTCGTTGCAGCCGATTTGCACGGCAAGGGCCATACGACGCGCGCAATCCAGGCGGGCCGCGCACTGGTCGTCAACTTGTGA
- a CDS encoding SDR family NAD(P)-dependent oxidoreductase, with the protein MVTGGSSGIGFATAERFVSEGARVVISGRNADKLKQAAEKLGENALGVVADAANPEDMQQLYKTAVGHFQCDVNVVVANAGVSRQTPVAETSLQQFSDVLNVNVGGVYVTVRESLPFLGRPATIILVASLAANQGTKNFSAYCASKAAVISLAKSFAAEFVEHDIRVNSISPGVAETPIFDTLGISSAQLAQWSNVIPMKRPAQPGEIAAAILFLASDASRYMTGADLAVDGGMSGISPF; encoded by the coding sequence GTGGTGACGGGCGGCAGCAGTGGCATTGGCTTCGCAACCGCCGAACGATTCGTCTCCGAAGGGGCACGGGTGGTGATTAGCGGACGCAATGCGGACAAACTGAAGCAGGCCGCGGAGAAACTCGGCGAGAACGCTTTGGGTGTGGTCGCCGATGCCGCAAATCCCGAGGACATGCAACAGTTATACAAGACGGCAGTCGGGCATTTTCAATGCGATGTCAACGTGGTGGTCGCGAATGCCGGTGTGTCCCGGCAAACACCGGTGGCCGAGACGTCGTTGCAGCAGTTTTCCGATGTGCTCAATGTCAATGTCGGCGGCGTCTACGTGACCGTGCGCGAGTCGTTGCCATTTCTCGGGCGGCCCGCAACGATCATCCTCGTTGCGTCGCTCGCGGCCAACCAGGGCACGAAGAATTTCTCGGCTTACTGTGCGTCGAAGGCAGCGGTGATTTCGCTCGCCAAAAGCTTTGCCGCCGAATTCGTCGAGCACGACATACGCGTCAACAGCATTTCGCCCGGAGTCGCGGAGACGCCGATCTTCGACACACTGGGAATATCCAGCGCGCAATTGGCGCAATGGTCGAATGTCATTCCGATGAAGAGGCCGGCTCAGCCCGGTGAAATTGCTGCGGCGATTCTCTTTCTCGCGTCGGATGCATCGCGGTATATGACGGGCGCCGATCTGGCCGTGGATGGGGGCATGTCGGGTATCAGCCCATTTTGA
- a CDS encoding MOSC and FAD-binding oxidoreductase domain-containing protein — translation MARLLSVNVGLPRDIEWKGRTVHTGIWKEPLKKRCWAARLNLDGDGQGDLAGHGGEHRAVFVYQTESARLWKEQLKWPEVVYGQFGENFTIEGMPDCDVCIGDRYRIGSALFEVTQPRVTCYRVGIRVNEPRMAALLTSSGRPGFYFRVLKEGEVGADDEIVKVEEGGERMTVTEINALLYSPHHPRERLERALRIDALSLGWKHSFEALLRSSVSGNKGGNAGLAPASAAHPGAPGFHPLTVASIVAESVDVVSFALRRADDRPLPMAEPGQYVVLRLQQGDGKPPLYRSYSLSNGPSSLEYRISVKLEAGGVAAAYLHDRVRVGDVIDVSAPRGSFVLLESTSPVVLLSAGIGATPVLAMLNTLSSQHSTRQVWWLHAARDGQHHPFDAETQRFADALAHCRRYICFSKPDAARDRQGVHYTETGHISQAILAGLGIPAEAEVYLCGPSRFMTDMQTALTNLGFAKSQVHTEIFNGMESMNPGIVGDAIRAPHLPENHGTTGPVVSFARSGINVHWDGSTYQSILELAEACDVPVRWACRTGVCHNCESGLVSGTVAYSPEPLDKPADGNVLICCSQPAGDTVIDL, via the coding sequence ATGGCGCGGCTACTTTCAGTGAATGTTGGACTTCCACGCGATATCGAATGGAAAGGCCGTACGGTTCATACAGGCATATGGAAGGAGCCGCTCAAGAAGCGTTGCTGGGCAGCGCGGCTGAATCTGGACGGAGACGGGCAGGGCGATCTCGCTGGACATGGAGGTGAGCATCGGGCCGTGTTCGTCTATCAGACCGAATCGGCGCGTTTGTGGAAAGAGCAGTTGAAATGGCCGGAAGTTGTGTATGGCCAGTTCGGCGAGAACTTCACGATTGAAGGCATGCCGGATTGCGACGTATGCATCGGCGACCGGTATCGAATCGGCAGTGCGCTGTTCGAGGTGACGCAACCTCGGGTGACATGTTATCGCGTGGGTATTCGCGTCAACGAGCCGCGCATGGCGGCATTGCTCACGTCGAGCGGGCGGCCCGGCTTTTACTTTCGTGTCTTAAAGGAAGGCGAGGTCGGGGCAGACGACGAAATAGTCAAAGTGGAGGAAGGCGGCGAGCGCATGACGGTCACCGAGATCAATGCGCTGCTGTATTCTCCGCATCATCCTCGCGAACGCCTTGAGCGGGCACTGCGTATCGATGCGCTTTCGCTGGGATGGAAGCATTCGTTCGAGGCTTTGTTGCGCAGCTCTGTTAGCGGCAACAAGGGAGGCAACGCCGGGCTTGCGCCCGCCTCGGCAGCTCATCCAGGCGCGCCGGGATTTCATCCACTTACGGTCGCGTCGATTGTCGCGGAGTCCGTCGATGTCGTTTCGTTTGCTCTTCGGCGCGCGGACGATCGGCCATTGCCGATGGCAGAGCCGGGCCAGTATGTCGTATTGCGTCTTCAGCAGGGGGATGGAAAGCCACCGCTCTATCGCAGCTATTCGCTCTCCAATGGTCCGTCATCGCTGGAATACCGGATCAGTGTCAAACTGGAAGCGGGAGGCGTCGCCGCCGCTTATTTGCATGATCGCGTGCGCGTTGGCGATGTCATCGATGTCAGCGCCCCTCGTGGAAGTTTCGTGCTATTGGAGAGCACGAGTCCTGTTGTGCTTCTCAGCGCGGGTATCGGCGCGACGCCCGTTCTCGCGATGCTGAATACGCTGTCGTCGCAACACTCGACGCGGCAGGTCTGGTGGCTGCATGCGGCTCGCGATGGACAGCATCATCCGTTCGATGCCGAAACTCAGCGCTTCGCTGATGCGCTTGCGCATTGCCGTCGCTATATCTGCTTCAGCAAGCCCGACGCCGCGCGTGACCGGCAAGGAGTCCACTACACGGAGACGGGTCATATTTCGCAAGCGATATTAGCGGGCCTGGGTATTCCGGCGGAAGCAGAGGTTTATCTTTGCGGACCGTCCCGCTTCATGACCGATATGCAGACTGCGCTGACGAATCTGGGATTCGCAAAGAGCCAGGTGCACACCGAAATCTTCAATGGAATGGAGTCGATGAATCCGGGAATCGTCGGCGATGCCATTCGTGCGCCGCATCTACCTGAGAACCACGGCACCACCGGTCCGGTTGTGTCCTTTGCCCGCAGCGGAATCAATGTGCACTGGGACGGTTCGACCTACCAGAGCATCCTGGAGTTGGCCGAAGCCTGCGATGTTCCCGTTCGCTGGGCCTGCCGGACGGGTGTTTGCCACAACTGCGAGAGCGGATTGGTCTCGGGAACCGTAGCGTACAGTCCGGAGCCGCTCGACAAGCCCGCAGATGGCAACGTGCTCATCTGCTGCTCGCAACCTGCCGGTGATACGGTCATTGATCTCTAG
- a CDS encoding acyltransferase family protein, which translates to MKEKFSVLDLLRFALALYLTLFHSIHQYPQSRDIPLIELAGMGGFVTSTFFILSGFILAHVYFHEAVSMRGGIRTFFVKRLSNLYVIHFIGLVLFFAVAIVSTHAVTSFALMTLDDGPEKMVALPATATTLNVALNVLLLQVWNPLYGSINPSSWSLAVLLFFYLTFPFAAPRLLAARNKAALLCLLWMLYLAAPVLASVMHWYEPVMVGTIMRNPLLRLPEFFGGILLYGMFREGMLSSITSSPARCIVSLAMVTCCFVTGAWLIAHGPEYWRYLVHNGAMMPAELVLIALCTSVKVPEKCERLASRLGNSALSIFAIHAPLFMLMIKATKLLSMGVSPVECATHFAACAAASKDIVPGMGGLPLYLIGTAIAAVYFQEHLVAPLRDLIRRKLLSHRHTKAEPGTARA; encoded by the coding sequence ATGAAAGAGAAGTTCTCTGTTCTCGACCTTCTGCGGTTCGCGCTCGCGCTATACCTGACGCTGTTCCACTCGATTCATCAATATCCGCAAAGCCGCGACATTCCCCTGATCGAACTCGCCGGAATGGGCGGCTTCGTGACCAGCACATTTTTCATTCTTTCCGGCTTTATCCTCGCGCACGTCTATTTCCATGAAGCGGTGTCGATGCGGGGCGGCATCCGGACGTTCTTCGTCAAACGTCTTTCGAACCTGTACGTCATTCACTTTATCGGGCTCGTGCTGTTCTTTGCGGTGGCTATCGTCAGCACGCATGCCGTCACATCGTTTGCGTTGATGACGCTCGACGACGGGCCAGAAAAGATGGTCGCGTTGCCAGCGACAGCGACAACCTTGAACGTCGCGCTCAATGTATTGCTGCTGCAGGTCTGGAATCCGTTGTACGGTTCGATCAATCCGTCGTCGTGGTCGTTAGCGGTTTTGCTGTTTTTCTACCTGACGTTTCCATTTGCTGCTCCGCGTCTGCTGGCCGCTCGAAACAAGGCGGCGCTTCTCTGTCTGCTATGGATGCTGTATCTCGCTGCCCCTGTTCTTGCAAGCGTGATGCACTGGTACGAACCCGTGATGGTCGGCACAATCATGCGCAATCCTCTGTTGCGCTTGCCGGAGTTCTTCGGAGGCATCCTCTTATACGGGATGTTTCGCGAAGGCATGCTCTCGTCGATTACATCGTCACCCGCTCGATGCATCGTTTCGTTGGCAATGGTCACGTGTTGCTTCGTGACGGGCGCGTGGTTGATCGCACACGGCCCGGAGTATTGGCGATACCTCGTGCACAACGGCGCGATGATGCCCGCGGAGTTGGTGCTGATCGCGCTTTGCACATCGGTCAAAGTGCCTGAGAAATGCGAGAGACTCGCATCGCGTCTTGGCAATTCCGCATTGTCCATCTTTGCGATTCATGCGCCGCTGTTCATGCTCATGATCAAGGCAACCAAGCTGCTTTCGATGGGCGTATCGCCTGTTGAATGCGCAACGCACTTTGCAGCGTGCGCGGCGGCATCGAAGGATATCGTGCCGGGCATGGGCGGCTTGCCGTTGTATCTGATCGGCACGGCCATCGCAGCCGTCTATTTCCAGGAACATCTCGTCGCGCCGCTGCGCGATCTCATTCGCCGCAAGCTCTTGTCGCATAGACACACGAAAGCCGAACCGGGCACGGCCAGAGCTTGA
- a CDS encoding YncE family protein, which yields MKKPLLALLLIATAVIAGCGGGDNSSSTPTPTPTPSKLLTNITVPNSAKPAFSFDIGYTEAGRYYLADRNNKAVDVVDTKSNTLIAQIQGNFTGAGASTDASGPDGIVGVTGTNTLYVGDVDSVKIVDTSAMQTVKTIPISTSGSRVDEGCYDPDDHLIMFASPGETPPYVTFISTTTQAVVSKLVFTGSSGLEACTYDPASKNFLINNDGTAANPDGELDIIAASSVVAGTPVVSKSFPLGKCAPSGIALGPNSDVLIGCDPSAGDPLITLILDRNTGSQLASIPFGGTDQVAYDPASNRYFLPARHWVTSGTAAASGFTPEMGVIDGATRKLLYTIAVGTGAHSVAIDSGLGQVYVPFQPGASAFPNGGISVFATK from the coding sequence ATGAAAAAACCGTTATTGGCCTTGCTACTCATTGCGACGGCAGTCATCGCTGGATGTGGCGGAGGAGACAACTCCAGTTCGACGCCGACACCGACGCCGACGCCATCGAAGCTGCTGACGAACATTACCGTACCCAATTCCGCGAAGCCGGCGTTCAGCTTCGATATCGGCTACACGGAAGCGGGCAGGTACTATCTGGCCGATCGAAACAACAAGGCCGTCGATGTCGTCGATACGAAATCGAATACGCTGATTGCGCAGATTCAAGGCAACTTTACCGGCGCGGGTGCGAGTACGGATGCGTCCGGGCCGGACGGCATCGTCGGCGTGACGGGAACGAACACGCTGTATGTGGGCGACGTGGATTCCGTGAAAATCGTCGATACGTCCGCAATGCAAACGGTCAAGACGATTCCGATCAGCACGTCGGGCTCGCGCGTCGACGAAGGCTGCTACGATCCCGACGATCATCTCATCATGTTCGCGAGTCCCGGCGAAACGCCGCCATACGTGACCTTCATCTCGACCACGACGCAAGCCGTCGTGTCGAAACTGGTCTTTACCGGATCGTCGGGACTGGAGGCTTGCACGTATGACCCGGCTTCGAAGAACTTCCTGATCAACAACGACGGAACAGCAGCCAACCCGGACGGCGAACTCGACATCATCGCCGCGAGTTCCGTCGTGGCCGGAACGCCCGTTGTCAGCAAGTCCTTTCCGCTCGGCAAATGCGCGCCGTCCGGCATCGCGCTCGGTCCGAATAGCGACGTGCTGATCGGCTGCGATCCGTCTGCGGGCGATCCGCTGATCACACTGATACTCGATCGCAACACAGGTTCGCAACTCGCGTCGATACCGTTCGGAGGAACGGACCAGGTCGCCTACGATCCCGCATCGAATCGCTACTTCTTGCCCGCGCGCCATTGGGTGACGAGCGGCACGGCGGCGGCGTCGGGCTTCACGCCGGAAATGGGCGTGATCGACGGCGCGACGCGCAAGCTGCTCTACACCATCGCGGTCGGCACGGGCGCGCACTCGGTCGCAATCGACAGCGGCCTCGGTCAGGTCTATGTGCCGTTCCAGCCAGGTGCCTCGGCATTCCCGAACGGTGGCATCTCCGTCTTCGCTACGAAATAG
- a CDS encoding acetamidase/formamidase family protein: MFKTVEIKRSGATAASDPACFNRLHWDIPAIERAAAGDYIVFETRDAFDNQFDWTTSAEGVAECDLNRVHPMTGPVHIEGAERGDALAVTVVDIDPGPYGYTVIVPGFGFLRDVIPGPFIAHWRLDRLAAISEQIPGVRVPMCAFPGSIGVLPGKPEVAAALEREGALAEAGGFALMPDPQRALPAALFGPGAPWAAEGLRTVPPRENGGNMDVKAMQVGTTILFPVLHPGAGLWTGDIHFAQGDGEVCGSAVEMAARVTIKCELRKGAGKAIRFPQIEGGSQLKNTEPSRFHAVTGMPVKEAGYVPPHLAYLDSPKVASLTNLSEDLTLATRDALIRIIDWMVVNKNLTREQAYVVAAVAVDLRIGQIVDVPNVVVSAVLPLDIFKS; the protein is encoded by the coding sequence ATGTTCAAGACCGTCGAGATCAAAAGAAGCGGCGCCACCGCCGCATCCGACCCCGCCTGTTTCAACAGGCTCCATTGGGACATCCCTGCCATCGAGCGCGCCGCCGCTGGCGACTACATCGTGTTCGAAACACGCGACGCATTCGACAACCAGTTCGACTGGACAACTTCTGCAGAAGGCGTGGCGGAGTGCGATCTCAACCGCGTTCATCCGATGACGGGGCCCGTTCATATCGAAGGTGCGGAGCGTGGCGACGCACTTGCCGTGACGGTCGTCGATATCGACCCTGGGCCGTATGGTTATACGGTGATCGTTCCGGGCTTCGGCTTTCTGCGCGATGTGATTCCAGGGCCGTTTATCGCGCATTGGCGACTCGATCGGCTTGCCGCGATATCGGAACAGATCCCGGGCGTGCGCGTCCCGATGTGCGCGTTCCCGGGTTCGATAGGCGTATTGCCGGGAAAGCCAGAGGTGGCAGCGGCGCTCGAGCGCGAGGGCGCGCTCGCAGAGGCGGGTGGCTTCGCGCTGATGCCGGACCCGCAACGGGCATTACCGGCAGCGCTCTTCGGTCCGGGCGCGCCATGGGCCGCCGAAGGGCTTCGTACCGTGCCGCCCCGCGAAAATGGCGGCAATATGGATGTGAAGGCGATGCAGGTAGGCACGACCATCCTGTTTCCGGTTCTGCATCCGGGTGCCGGTCTCTGGACGGGCGACATTCATTTTGCACAAGGCGACGGCGAAGTTTGCGGCTCAGCCGTCGAGATGGCCGCACGCGTCACCATTAAGTGTGAGTTGCGAAAAGGCGCAGGCAAAGCGATTCGCTTTCCGCAGATCGAGGGCGGCTCTCAACTCAAGAACACAGAGCCGAGCCGCTTTCATGCCGTGACGGGAATGCCCGTTAAGGAAGCCGGATACGTGCCGCCGCATCTCGCGTATCTGGATAGCCCCAAAGTCGCTTCATTGACGAATCTCTCCGAAGATCTGACGCTCGCAACGCGCGATGCGCTGATCCGTATCATCGACTGGATGGTGGTCAACAAGAATCTGACGCGTGAACAGGCCTACGTAGTGGCGGCCGTTGCAGTGGATTTGCGAATCGGACAGATCGTCGATGTACCGAATGTAGTGGTGTCCGCTGTACTGCCGCTCGATATCTTCAAGAGCTAG
- a CDS encoding two-partner secretion domain-containing protein yields the protein MRRAARAPFIRRASRRHPSTGHVWIAIGVSVAELAFAHAALAAGVLPQGGRFVAGAGTIANQSGGLVITQPGSTRGVIDWNSFSIGRNNSVSFDNGSGATLNRVTGGSPSAILGRLSATGSLYVINPQGIVVGPSGVVTTGGRFVASTLDVCNCAFMKGGDALTLSGDSNASVVNLGKISSSGGDVFLIARRAVVNAGEVRAPNGSAELAAGSKVLLQDSAGSRQVFVQTGSQGAVVNRGAIQAAQISLQAADGNVYALAGGGTRIRATGTGTRDGHVWLLADGGRVEQSGSIKATNADGSGGTVDTQAAQLAFGKHAAVHAGQWNLSTPSFTIDSAAAGAVQRSLNAGTSVDIATTGANGAAGDLSVASNLRWQGAASLTLAAYRNVSIGQGTTIANQGSGNLNLRADASAIDNGGGIANHGTIDWSGSSGTVGAFYDISGSYLAGTQVRNAAWTPGAYSGQVSQFTGYKLVNSLGDLEGVANDLAGNYALGKDIDASATSDGSYMPLGNPNTPFTGQFDGQGKTIGSLTLAPWVPASPYDAKMMGLFGVIGSDGVVRNLNVSGTGTLGDNQYVYMGMLAGQNNGTVLRVNVSGTLHSGSSDAIDYSIAGGLAGGNAGSVLRSSSSVTLVTGGTLGGLVGANGGLIDESFSTGQVVSSSYINQGGGGLAGDNSGTISRSYSTSPTSLYGRCRGAADTPCGGAGLVVTNEGTITQSFATGLVTQPFYEPIGIARTNTGTITNDVYWNRDTTTATIGVQYGTTIPDANGLTTAQMSNPASFVSYDFGPTGVWAMPAGATHPVLRWQVEQ from the coding sequence ATGCGACGTGCAGCCCGGGCCCCGTTCATTCGACGCGCATCGCGTCGTCACCCATCGACAGGACACGTGTGGATCGCGATCGGCGTATCGGTTGCCGAACTCGCGTTCGCGCATGCCGCACTGGCGGCGGGCGTGCTTCCGCAAGGCGGGCGCTTTGTGGCCGGCGCGGGCACGATCGCGAACCAGAGCGGCGGTCTGGTGATTACGCAGCCGGGTTCGACGCGCGGCGTGATCGACTGGAACAGTTTCTCCATCGGCCGGAACAACAGCGTGTCGTTCGACAATGGCTCGGGCGCGACGCTCAATCGTGTGACGGGCGGCTCGCCGTCGGCGATTCTCGGCAGGCTGAGCGCAACGGGCAGCCTCTACGTGATCAATCCGCAAGGCATCGTGGTCGGCCCGTCGGGCGTCGTGACCACGGGCGGACGTTTCGTTGCATCGACACTCGATGTCTGCAACTGCGCATTCATGAAAGGCGGCGATGCGCTCACGCTCTCGGGCGACTCGAATGCGAGCGTGGTGAACCTCGGCAAGATCAGCTCCAGCGGCGGCGACGTGTTCCTGATCGCGCGGCGTGCCGTCGTCAATGCCGGCGAGGTGCGTGCGCCGAATGGTTCGGCGGAACTCGCGGCGGGCAGCAAGGTGCTGTTGCAGGATTCGGCGGGCAGCCGGCAGGTGTTCGTGCAAACGGGCAGTCAGGGTGCCGTCGTCAATAGAGGCGCGATACAGGCCGCGCAGATCTCGCTGCAAGCCGCGGACGGCAACGTCTATGCGCTCGCGGGCGGCGGCACACGCATTCGCGCGACAGGCACAGGGACGCGCGACGGACACGTGTGGCTGCTCGCCGACGGCGGCCGTGTCGAGCAATCGGGCTCGATCAAGGCGACGAATGCGGACGGCAGCGGCGGAACCGTCGATACGCAAGCCGCACAACTGGCATTCGGCAAACATGCCGCCGTGCATGCAGGCCAATGGAATCTGTCGACACCTTCTTTCACGATCGACTCCGCAGCCGCAGGCGCGGTGCAGCGCAGCCTGAATGCGGGCACATCGGTCGATATCGCGACGACGGGCGCCAACGGCGCGGCGGGCGATCTGAGCGTCGCATCGAATCTGCGCTGGCAGGGCGCGGCCTCACTCACGCTTGCCGCATACAGGAACGTGTCGATCGGACAGGGCACGACCATCGCCAATCAGGGCTCGGGCAACCTGAACTTGCGCGCCGATGCATCGGCTATCGACAACGGCGGCGGCATCGCCAACCACGGCACGATCGACTGGTCGGGCAGCAGCGGCACGGTCGGCGCTTTCTACGACATAAGCGGCAGCTACCTCGCAGGCACGCAGGTACGCAACGCAGCGTGGACGCCAGGCGCATACAGCGGACAGGTCTCGCAATTCACCGGCTACAAGCTCGTCAATTCGCTGGGCGATCTGGAAGGCGTTGCGAATGATCTCGCCGGCAACTACGCGCTCGGCAAGGACATCGATGCGAGTGCAACAAGCGACGGCTCTTACATGCCGCTCGGCAATCCGAACACGCCCTTCACAGGACAATTCGACGGCCAGGGCAAAACGATCGGGTCGTTGACGCTTGCGCCGTGGGTGCCCGCCAGTCCCTACGACGCGAAGATGATGGGGCTGTTCGGCGTGATCGGCAGCGACGGCGTCGTGCGGAATCTGAACGTCAGCGGCACGGGCACACTCGGCGACAACCAGTATGTCTACATGGGCATGCTGGCGGGTCAGAACAACGGCACGGTGTTGCGCGTCAACGTATCGGGCACGCTCCACAGCGGCAGTTCCGATGCGATCGACTATTCGATCGCGGGTGGCCTCGCGGGCGGCAATGCGGGCTCGGTCCTGCGCTCGTCGAGCAGCGTGACGCTGGTGACGGGCGGCACGCTCGGCGGACTGGTCGGCGCGAATGGCGGGTTGATCGACGAATCCTTTTCGACGGGGCAGGTGGTGTCGTCGAGCTACATCAATCAGGGCGGCGGCGGGCTTGCGGGCGACAACAGCGGCACGATCAGCCGGTCGTATTCAACGTCGCCGACGAGTCTTTATGGCCGTTGCCGCGGCGCGGCGGACACGCCGTGCGGCGGCGCGGGACTCGTCGTGACCAACGAAGGGACGATTACCCAGTCGTTCGCGACGGGGCTCGTCACGCAGCCGTTCTACGAGCCGATCGGTATCGCGCGCACGAATACCGGCACGATCACGAACGATGTCTACTGGAACAGGGACACGACGACTGCAACGATCGGCGTCCAATACGGCACGACGATCCCTGACGCTAACGGACTGACGACCGCGCAGATGAGCAACCCTGCGTCGTTCGTGTCGTACGACTTCGGTCCGACGGGTGTATGGGCGATGCCGGCGGGCGCAACGCATCCTGTGTTGCGCTGGCAGGTTGAGCAGTGA
- a CDS encoding DUF308 domain-containing protein: MADRDEVSTRVQEERWLTRYYIVRAAFSAVWVALAFSAGQRFPAAAMALLIAYPLWDALANYVDALRSGGLASNRTQAINAVISIATAIAVIVALRLNWVLGVFGVWAILSGLLQLATAVRRWKRMGAQWAMILSGGQSALAGAFFVSLAHAPLDHAIGRVAGYAAVGALYFLVSAVWLSVGQMRSKAIRTP; the protein is encoded by the coding sequence ATGGCGGATCGCGATGAAGTTTCCACCCGAGTTCAGGAAGAGCGCTGGCTCACGCGCTATTACATCGTGCGGGCCGCTTTTTCTGCTGTCTGGGTCGCACTTGCTTTCTCCGCCGGGCAGCGTTTTCCGGCGGCCGCAATGGCATTGCTGATCGCGTATCCCCTCTGGGATGCGCTGGCCAATTACGTCGATGCGTTGCGCAGCGGAGGGCTGGCCAGCAATCGTACTCAGGCGATCAACGCCGTGATCAGCATCGCGACAGCGATTGCCGTCATCGTCGCCTTGCGATTGAACTGGGTACTGGGTGTGTTTGGCGTGTGGGCGATACTTTCCGGATTGCTTCAGCTCGCGACTGCCGTCCGTCGCTGGAAGCGCATGGGCGCGCAATGGGCGATGATCCTGAGCGGCGGACAGTCGGCATTGGCGGGCGCATTTTTCGTGTCGCTGGCCCACGCGCCGCTGGATCACGCGATCGGAAGAGTGGCGGGCTATGCAGCCGTAGGCGCACTCTATTTTCTCGTGTCCGCGGTGTGGCTGTCGGTGGGCCAGATGCGCAGCAAGGCTATCCGCACGCCTTGA